DNA from Thermoplasma acidophilum DSM 1728:
AATATATGATGCACTAGGAGAACCGGAGATAGATCTCAAAAAGTGGAGACTTTGCGTTGAAGGTTTGGTCAAGGAGAAGAAATGCTACAGTTTCGATGATCTGGAAAGGATGCCGCACATAAACTACACAGCGGATTTTAACTGCGTTACCAAGTGGTCAATAAAGGATGTTGTGTGGGAAGGCCCGTCACTATCGGCACTCATAAGGGAAAGTGATCCGGATCAGAGGGCGAAATGGATTATGTTCTGGTCTGCGGACGGTTATTCCACGCCGGTGCCATTGGAATACGCCTTATCAGACAGATCCCTAATTGCCATAAAGATGAATGGATCCCATCTGAAGAGGGAGAACGGATTTCCTGCAAGGCCATTCATACCGGATCTCTATGGCTGGAAGAGCGCTAAATGGCTCACTTCTATTGAACTCATAGAGGATTACAAGGACGGATACTGGGAACAGTATGGATACCATGAGGTGGGCCGTGTGGAAGATGAGGAACGTTTCAAGGGATTCACCTGGAGGAGCATAAGGCGAAACTCACGGAGATCAGACTGAATGAGTTGTTCCAAGCCTTCCAAGGTATATGGAAAGCGGTATTGAGACGGTTAGAATCAACGCAGAAAGCAGAAACATCGTGTGCACATCGTTAACATAGTCGTAGGCGATGTTCCCAACTATTGGCCCTGCAGATAAGGCAACGCTGTTTGATAGTGTATAATAGGCCGTCCTCTTTACCCTGTTTTCTCCAGAGGATCTGCTTACCATCATGTTGAAGGATGCAAGTGAATACACGGAAAACGGTATGGACATGAGAATTACGATGGCCATAACATAGAATGGGCCTCTCATCGAATAGAGTATGAGGAAGAGCACAGCCAGCGATGCTGCGGTGATCAATATGGTCACCAAATACCCGGTTCGCATGGACATGATCTTTCCCAGCTTCTGTGATAGTATGTATAGTATCCCACTGGCTATCAGCACGGCCGTGTACACCGTTGATCCCAGATTGAGATATGGCCTTCCGAGGAGATAAAGCGTTATGTAAGGCTGTGAAAAATAGTAAGCGAATCCCACAATTGATAAGACCAACACAGCAAGGATGAACTCCAGTTCCGTCGATCCTGTTGATGATGTTGAATATACATCCCTAACCTTTGCCGAGGGTATGAACCTCATTATGCTTATGGAAAGCGCAGAAAATATGAATGATATTACGAACATCAGGAAGTAGTCAAATCTGTATCCATCAACTGATATGAAGATAGCAATGGCTATCAGATAGCCTACTATGCCGAACGCCTTCATTACCATGTTCCTTGTCGAGAAATAACCATCCCTGTTCTTCTCGCTTATCATTCCAGGTATCCAGAGAGTCCATGTTGTTCCAGAGAAAGAGGCAAAAAAGCTTCTCATAAGCAGCAGGCCAAGCAAAAGGTAGAGAAAATAGCGGGTGTGGATGAAAATGAGAATTGCAATTATGATCCAGGGAATTCTATCGAGAAACGTTGTTATGATTGTTATAGCCTTCAGATCATCCATACGGCGTAATAACCTGTAAGCAGCAATCTGTGAAAACGGCACTGCTATTACAGGAATGCCGGTGATGAAGCCTACTGGCGCCGATGACCCTATCATGAGGATGGCCAGCGGCACTATATATGGTGAAGTTATGGAACTGTATATGGACCAGAGCGCTCCGTCGCCTATTGAGAGATCCATAACCCGCTGCTCCGTTGTTCCCTGCCCTCTCAAGAAACGGCGAAGAAAGCTTGCAACACTGGATCTATATACCATTTGTTATGGTATAATCGTCTTGTTAAAAAACGCTTGCCGCATCGGTTATATCATACGATGTAGTATACCAACCGATGATTGATATTGAAATCGGCGGAGATGCGCCATTTTTCAGGAAGATCAAGGTGCATCTAGGCAAAATAGATGCAAGTACCGCTTATGTCGAAGGTACGTTCAACTGTCAGGGCGAGGGCAGCATAGTCCTGGAGGGGAACAGCGAATCGACAGATGAAGTGGATGGCCTCGTTCCAGATAAATACGAATTTAGGATAGCTCTCGATCAGTACCGGTTTCTGAGGAATAGCCAGTCAAGATCTAACATGTTCCAGGTATCATTATGGCTTGATGCTGTGTATCACGATCCTGATCTTTCTCAATTTTCCTGCATACTTGACGATAGGTTGATGGATATTAGGATAGCTGTGCCCAAGCAGGTGGTCTCGGTTCGTATTTTAACTGAATCGGAGGTTAAGGTGGTCTATTCCAGAAGATCATCCCAGGCGACCTACGACATTGTTGAATTTGTTATTTCAGGAGTATCTGGGTATGCCTTTGAGGTGGATCAGGTGAGATATCCGGATCATGGATACTACAGATCAACCAAAAGGATAAACTCAGAGGGTAACTCGAAGATAATGTACCATATATTCCCAGATCGTTTCCATCGTTATGGTGAAGATCGTCCGGGCCTCATAAAATGGGGCGAGAAGCCGTCTCGCGACTCATTCTTCGGCGGTAATCTGGAAGGTATAAGGCAGAAGATCCAGTATATCAAGGATCTCAGGGTGGATCACATATACCTGAATCCTCTATTCAAAAGCAAATCCAATCACAGGTACGATGTTGATGATTATTACAGCATCGATGAGTTGTTGGGTACGGATCAGGATCTGAAGAATCTCGTATCAGATGCCCATGCAAGCGGTATAAAAATAGTTCTTGATATGGTCTTCAATCACACTTCAACCGACTTCCCGGCCTTCAGAGATGTAATAGAGAAGGGCAGGAATTCACCTTATTACAGATGGTACATATTCCACAGGGATGAATTCACAGTATTCAGGGGAAGAGGAAAGAGAGGTAGTTATCCGTCCTATGAGACGTTCATGGGGTACGGAGGCATGCCGAAGCTTGATCACAGAAATCCTGAGGTGAGGCGATACTGCATAAATGTCCTGAAATATTATGTGCAGAAGTTCGATGTAGATGGATTCCGCTACGATGTGGCGCATTCCATATACAGCAAATTCTTCGAGGAGGTCTTCAGTGAGATCGGTACCGGAATTTTGCACATAGGGGAGGCGTGGTGCCTGCCCACCTACCTTGTGAACGGATCAGCATGGCAGAGCTATACAAATTATTTCCTAGGCGGATCCATCATCGATTTTTTGAAGGGATCGATAACGCTGGGAGAATTCTACGATAGGGTGCAGAGAATGCTGATCGTCAATGGTATAGAGAAACAGCAGGCCATGATGAATGTTTTGGATTCTCATGATACCCCAAGGATCTTAAGGATCCTGAATGGAGACAGGAAGAAGGTTAAGCTGGCCTACTCGATACTCTATCTGTTCGATGGTATAGCAACAATCTACTATGGCGATGAGGTTGGTCTGGATGGCGGAAAGGATCCGGACGACAGGAGATGCTTCCCGTGGGATTCTATGGATGAAGATATGCACAGCTTCTTCATGAACTTGGGTGATCTGAGAGAAAAATACAGTCTTGGATCAGCTGGCGTGATAACGGTCTTTGAGGACGAAGCATCATTCGTCATAGAGAAGGTCAAGGCTGGCAGATCCATATCCGTACATATGGCAAAGAATGGGCGCATGAAATTTCCGAAAGACTCATTAATCGCTGTGAGGGAGAATCAGAAAGAAGTCAAGCCATGGGATTTCTATATATATCTCCGTACAGTCTAAAATTTGCCATTATACATAAGATATTGACGTTTTGCCGGAAAGGTTCAGGAAGAATTAATAACATGATAAAAATTCCTCAGGCGGGTAGAGACTTGGAAACCATAGCTGTGATAGGCGCAGGAACAATTGGATCGGCCATATCCATATCGCTTGCAAAGGCGGGTTATCATGTTATTTCCACAAGAAGAAGGCCGGATCTGAATGCAGGTCTCAAGGCATATGGCATTACGGTAACATCGGATAATGTTCAGGCCGTAACCTCGGCCGATATGGTTATACTGACGCTGAAGCCTGCTGATCTGGTTTCAGAGATGAAGAAGCTATCCCAGATCCTCGAGGGAAAGATCGTAGTTTCCATGGCCGCTGCAGTCCCCATTAGGGTGATACGTCACATCCTTCCCAGATCCTTCATAGTGAGATCGATGACGAACATAGCCGCTGAGGTCAATGCAGGCTACACACCTTTCTGCACCCTGGAAGAGGATGAAGGTAAGATCTCCTTCGTCAGCCGTGTACTGGGGGTGTTCGGGGAAACGGAGCGTGTAGATGAAAAATACATGGATGCGCTGACCGCACTGAGCGGCAGCGGGCCAGCCTACATACTGACCATAATAGAGGCCATGATGTATGGCGGCCTGAAGGTTGGTCTTCCGAGAAGCATTGCACTGAAGGCATCATACCAGACGGTAATGGGATCTGCAAAGCTGCTTGCCATGAGCGGCGACCATCCATCAGCAATAAAGGAGAAGGTCATAACGCCTGGCGGAGTCACCATTGATGGCATATACGAGCTTGAAAATGGCAAGATAAGGACATCGATAATGAAGGCCATAGAATCGTCAACGCTTAAGGCAAGAAAGATATCGAAGGATCTTTTTCCAGAAGAATCTGATAAGAATTGATCTGCCTAAATGGGAATTTTATGGGCCATACCAACTCATTGAGTTGATGAAAAATGCCTCTTTAATTTTAAAAAATTCTTCAGTTGGACATTTCAGTCCACGTCAACCTCAAGAAAACCGGCATTATCCCTGACGTTGTAGACCTTAAGGCCAAGCTTTTCCATAGGTGCGTTTGGCGCAACGGAAGGTGGTTCGATCATTTTTCCTGTAGTTACCTCGAACCTTGCACCGTGGCACGAGCATCTGACTGTCATCGTATCCTCCTCAAAAATTCCGAGTATGCATCTGGCGTGGCTGCAGACTGCATTCAGGCCATGGAGGCCATCCTTTCCCCTGGCTATGAATATTACGTTTCCGTCCACGTTGACAGCTATTTGCCCGCCTGCATTTTCAAGTGCCTTCACTGAAACCGTCCTTTTCCAGGCCATGGTGGATCATCGCTATCTAATAGAAAAATTTTGATACTCATTATCTAGTAATAATGAATAAAATATGATCGAATCATCCTTAACATGTTAGAGGCAATTTTATTTCTTCAGCGGCGATCCGCAATGATGGAATATGCATCTTCTCTAACAAGGAAAATAAATGTGTGGTCAGTGTATCCAGGTGCTCTGGTTGGTTGGATCATGGATGCATTCAACCTGAGCATGATGTTTCTCCTGGTTCCGGTGCTTGCCAATCTCTTCTTTCCGGCACATTATGGCCTCGCCATAGTCGGAACATGGAGCATATACACAACCACCTTTGTGTTCAGGCCTGTGGGCGGTTTCATATTCGGACGCCTCGGAGACAGGATCGGAAGGAAGAACACCATGTTCATAACGCTGCTCGGCCTCGGTCTTATCACGTTTGCCACAGGTTTCCTTCCAGTTTATGCCACCATAGGCATAATTGCACCGATCCTTCTCTTTCTGTTCAGAGCAATAACAGGCATATTCGCCGGTGGCGAGTATGGAAACGGTTCGTCGATCATAATGGAATCGATATCTGGCAATCGCAGGGGTATATGGGGCGCAGCCGTACAGAGTGGATATCCGATAGGCTATACACTGGCAGCTTCAATATTCCTCTATCTCCATTATGTATTTCCAGGATCAAGCTTCAACGTTACCGGATGGAGGTGGATGTTCTGGATAGGCCTCATACCAGCCATAATCGGCCTAATAATAAGGATAAGGATGCCGGAATCGGTGCTCTGGGAGGAAAGTGTAAAGAAAAAGAACCCTCTGAAAAGATCGTTTAGTCCGACGATAGTGTACAACGTAATACTTGGTGCGCTTGCGATGACGGGCATCGCATGGGTTTATGGCTTAACGCTTGGATTCTTCCCGACCGTACTGTCCGTACATGCTTTCATGAAGTTCCCGTATTTCATCTATGTGGTTATAACCGCTATATTGATCTCGCTACTTGGATACATGGCCTCTGGATATCTCAGTGATATCATTGGAAGAAGGCTCACAATGGTGATATTTTCATCGATGGCCATAATTCTTGCAATACCGCTGACTTATATGATAATGGGTCATTACCTCGGCTTCACAGGTGCCCTGATATTCGCCAGCATAATAGCATTCGTCACGACAGGTGTTTACGGTGTTATACCATCATACCTGGCTGAGAAGTTCCCGACCGAGATGAGGAGCACCGGCACAGGCATAGGATTCAACGGAGGCTTCATACTTGGCAACTGGAGCACCGTGTTCCTGCTCCTGATAGTGGCCTTCACCTCCAAGGCATTTTACGCATGGTGGGGAGCATTCATCATAATAGGCGAGATATTCATACTGATCTCTGCTGTGCTTTCAAAAGAAACAAAAGGCGTTGATCTGTCAAATATAAAATTATGAATTTTTATATTTTTTTCAAACGTACTGGTCTTCGTTAGCGACCATGGCGGCGATCTCCTCTGTCTTTATCCCGCTTCTTATGGCCCAGAAATAGAACAGCGCACTGACTATGGCAACAACGATGAGATCGAGCGGGAACTTTATAACATCAATGCCACCGTATTCGCCGAGGTATGATAGAACCGTGAGCACTATTATGAAAAATGGCACCCAGAGTCCCGCTTTTACGTTTGTGCTGTTGAAACTCTGTTCTATCTTGTGCAGCGCAGCCAGGATACCGTATAGAACGAGGCCAGCAAATATTCCAATGGCCAGATACAGCGTCGTTGGCCAACCGGTCCAGTAAACCGCTTCCGATGCCAGTATGAAGGCAATAGGAGCGAAAACGTCTGCAGCAGGAAGCCTGAACGGCCTTTTAAGCTCTGGAGCCTGCTTTCTGAGATTCATCAGCGCAGCACCACCGACGATGTACGTGAATACGGTTGCACCGCTTATGAATCCGACCATCTTATACCAGCTCGGGAACGGAAGGAAAAACAGGAATCCAACGAGAAGTGTCGTTATCAGCGGTATAAGTGGTATCCTGTTCCTTTCCTCTATCTTCGCAAACGTCTTTGGCAGATGGCCATTGACCG
Protein-coding regions in this window:
- a CDS encoding sulfite oxidase-like oxidoreductase; translated protein: MERVTVKNPGQRYISNFIIYDALGEPEIDLKKWRLCVEGLVKEKKCYSFDDLERMPHINYTADFNCVTKWSIKDVVWEGPSLSALIRESDPDQRAKWIMFWSADGYSTPVPLEYALSDRSLIAIKMNGSHLKRENGFPARPFIPDLYGWKSAKWLTSIELIEDYKDGYWEQYGYHEVGRVEDEERFKGFTWRSIRRNSRRSD
- a CDS encoding MFS transporter, with protein sequence MVYRSSVASFLRRFLRGQGTTEQRVMDLSIGDGALWSIYSSITSPYIVPLAILMIGSSAPVGFITGIPVIAVPFSQIAAYRLLRRMDDLKAITIITTFLDRIPWIIIAILIFIHTRYFLYLLLGLLLMRSFFASFSGTTWTLWIPGMISEKNRDGYFSTRNMVMKAFGIVGYLIAIAIFISVDGYRFDYFLMFVISFIFSALSISIMRFIPSAKVRDVYSTSSTGSTELEFILAVLVLSIVGFAYYFSQPYITLYLLGRPYLNLGSTVYTAVLIASGILYILSQKLGKIMSMRTGYLVTILITAASLAVLFLILYSMRGPFYVMAIVILMSIPFSVYSLASFNMMVSRSSGENRVKRTAYYTLSNSVALSAGPIVGNIAYDYVNDVHTMFLLSALILTVSIPLSIYLGRLGTTHSV
- a CDS encoding glycoside hydrolase family 13 protein, encoding MIDIEIGGDAPFFRKIKVHLGKIDASTAYVEGTFNCQGEGSIVLEGNSESTDEVDGLVPDKYEFRIALDQYRFLRNSQSRSNMFQVSLWLDAVYHDPDLSQFSCILDDRLMDIRIAVPKQVVSVRILTESEVKVVYSRRSSQATYDIVEFVISGVSGYAFEVDQVRYPDHGYYRSTKRINSEGNSKIMYHIFPDRFHRYGEDRPGLIKWGEKPSRDSFFGGNLEGIRQKIQYIKDLRVDHIYLNPLFKSKSNHRYDVDDYYSIDELLGTDQDLKNLVSDAHASGIKIVLDMVFNHTSTDFPAFRDVIEKGRNSPYYRWYIFHRDEFTVFRGRGKRGSYPSYETFMGYGGMPKLDHRNPEVRRYCINVLKYYVQKFDVDGFRYDVAHSIYSKFFEEVFSEIGTGILHIGEAWCLPTYLVNGSAWQSYTNYFLGGSIIDFLKGSITLGEFYDRVQRMLIVNGIEKQQAMMNVLDSHDTPRILRILNGDRKKVKLAYSILYLFDGIATIYYGDEVGLDGGKDPDDRRCFPWDSMDEDMHSFFMNLGDLREKYSLGSAGVITVFEDEASFVIEKVKAGRSISVHMAKNGRMKFPKDSLIAVRENQKEVKPWDFYIYLRTV
- the proC gene encoding pyrroline-5-carboxylate reductase yields the protein METIAVIGAGTIGSAISISLAKAGYHVISTRRRPDLNAGLKAYGITVTSDNVQAVTSADMVILTLKPADLVSEMKKLSQILEGKIVVSMAAAVPIRVIRHILPRSFIVRSMTNIAAEVNAGYTPFCTLEEDEGKISFVSRVLGVFGETERVDEKYMDALTALSGSGPAYILTIIEAMMYGGLKVGLPRSIALKASYQTVMGSAKLLAMSGDHPSAIKEKVITPGGVTIDGIYELENGKIRTSIMKAIESSTLKARKISKDLFPEESDKN
- the sdx gene encoding sulredoxin, translated to MAWKRTVSVKALENAGGQIAVNVDGNVIFIARGKDGLHGLNAVCSHARCILGIFEEDTMTVRCSCHGARFEVTTGKMIEPPSVAPNAPMEKLGLKVYNVRDNAGFLEVDVD
- a CDS encoding MFS transporter, translating into MMEYASSLTRKINVWSVYPGALVGWIMDAFNLSMMFLLVPVLANLFFPAHYGLAIVGTWSIYTTTFVFRPVGGFIFGRLGDRIGRKNTMFITLLGLGLITFATGFLPVYATIGIIAPILLFLFRAITGIFAGGEYGNGSSIIMESISGNRRGIWGAAVQSGYPIGYTLAASIFLYLHYVFPGSSFNVTGWRWMFWIGLIPAIIGLIIRIRMPESVLWEESVKKKNPLKRSFSPTIVYNVILGALAMTGIAWVYGLTLGFFPTVLSVHAFMKFPYFIYVVITAILISLLGYMASGYLSDIIGRRLTMVIFSSMAIILAIPLTYMIMGHYLGFTGALIFASIIAFVTTGVYGVIPSYLAEKFPTEMRSTGTGIGFNGGFILGNWSTVFLLLIVAFTSKAFYAWWGAFIIIGEIFILISAVLSKETKGVDLSNIKL